In Bactrocera oleae isolate idBacOlea1 chromosome 3, idBacOlea1, whole genome shotgun sequence, a genomic segment contains:
- the ND-13A gene encoding NADH dehydrogenase [ubiquinone] iron-sulfur protein 6, mitochondrial — MSCTKLSNGLQLLSRNSTSRALSSSVVNSWRNYSNSRSDVETSTHTGQVFDKNDYRNVRFVNAKRYVNENWGIKLIDEVPPIEVTDRVVYCDGGDANLGHPKIYINLDKPGPQICGYCGLRFVKKDGHHH, encoded by the exons aTGTCGTGTACAAAACTTTCCAATGGACTGCAACTTTTAAGTCGTAATTCGACAAGCCGTGCTCTTAGTTCTTCGGTAGTCAATTCATGGCGCAACTACAGCAACTCGCGTAGTGATGTAGAAACTTCCACTCACACTGGGCAG GTTTTTGACAAAAATGATTATCGCAATGTTCGATTCGTTAATGCCAAACGCTATGTTAATGAAAATTGGGGTATTAAATTGATCGATGAAGTACCTCCAATTGAAGTTACAGATCGTGTTGTTTATTGTGATGGTGGTGATGCAAACTTGGGTCATcctaaaatttacataaatttg GATAAACCGGGACCACAAATCTGCGGCTATTGTGGCCTTAGATTCGTTAAGAAAGATGGACACCAccattaa
- the LOC106620282 gene encoding uncharacterized protein, whose protein sequence is MDILRKMFKMNEKESSSLNGTDRKEDATAKDEFRKPQWFEEAETDDELFDDNRKFAFQIFTNPVELQKHFERQMQQILEAVNEFEDGDVKIDKDLKEDFLKPGFENIDILKEFEKKKAEIMDTDLDGEIYADQLHSLMQRLSPNEELPNILPRNDNKAIRNPIRKQKLSDEEKILGKIHGTLDSDDAPKQPRMPRTRPDMMTPMTPMIPRGSAPFGGGVFEGTYQGPKLFSQSVMSKTIRKPDGSYETTKVTKDSQGNTTTTITRTIDGKSETITTYDNAGGSGVIKQKDGGIAKSEEYSDRNIYVTKEGYAVPRNLW, encoded by the exons atgGATATCTTGCGTAAAATGTTCAAAATGAACGAAAAGGAATCATCAAGCTTGAACGGAACCGACCGTAAGGAAGA TGCAACTGCAAAGGACGAGTTTCGGAAGCCGCAGTGGTTCGAAGAAGCAGAAACAGACGACGAGCTGTTTGATGATAACCGCAAGTTTGCTTTTCAAATATTCACAAATCCTGTAGAGCTGCAAAAGCACTTCGAGAGACAAATGCAGCAAATTTTGGAGGCAGTTAATGAATTTGAAG ATGGTGATGTTAAAATTGACAAAGATTTGAAGGAGGACTTTTTAAAGCCAggctttgaaaatattgatattttaaaagAGTTTGAAAAGAAGAAAGCAGAAATAATGGACACTGATCTAGATGGCGA aaTTTATGCTGATCAGTTGCATTCCCTAATGCAACGCTTATCACCCAATGAGGAATTGCCCAACATTTTACCACGCAACGACAACAAGGCTATTCGTAATCCTATACGTAAACAAAAATTGAGCGACGAGGagaaaattttgggtaaaatacATGGTACCCTAGACAGTGATGACGCCCCGAAGCAGCCACGTATGCCGCGCACTCGGCCCGATATGATGACACCAATGACTCCCATGATACCACGTGGATCAGCACCATTTGGTGGAGGAGTTTTTGAAGGAACTTATCAG GGTCCGAAATTGTTCAGCCAGAGCGTAATGTCTAAAACTATACGTAAACCGGATGGTAGTTATGAGACTACGAAGGTTACCAAGGACTCCCAAggtaatacaacaacaactataacacGTACCATTGATGGAAAATCAGAAACAATTACCACATACGATAACGCTGGCGGTTCCGGTGTAATTAAACAAAAGGATGGTGGCATCGCCAAGTCCGAAGAGTATTCGGATCGCAATATTTACGTAACAAAAGAAGGTTACGCCGTACCAAGGAACCTCTGGTGA